The stretch of DNA ATCACTTACCATACACTTGAAGTAATTTGAATTAAGGGGTAACGGACATGCAAGGAGTTCTGACCAGTCAACTGACTAAGACGTTTGTGTTAATTTTCTCAATTATTCTTTTACTCCTAAGCATGGTTGCCAGCATTATTTTTGGTCTAACAGATATCAACTTATCAATGGTTTTCGATGCTTATACTCATTATACAGGTAGCAATAACCAAGTTATTATAAGAGAAACACGAGTGCCTAGAGCCTTGATTGCAACGGCCATCGGTAGCAGTCTTGCAATCTCAGGGGCCCTTATGCAGGGCATCACAAAAAATCCGCTGGCCTCCCCTAACATTCTTGGTGTGAATGCGGGAGCGAGTTTTTTTATTGTAATTGCCGTTACCATGTTCGGTGTCACATCAATATCCGCATTTACTTGGTTAAGTTTTGCCGGCGCAACAGTTGCCGCTCTCATCGTCTACATTGTCGGATCGTTAGGTAACGAAATCTCACCTGTACGACTGACATTGGCAGGTGCGGCAATCGCCGCCCTGTTCTCGTCACTGACACAGGGATTTTTGGTTTTAAATGAAAAAGCGCTTGATGCCGTGCTGTTTTGGCTTATCGGCTCCGTTCAAGGGCGCGATTTGGAAACGCTCACGGCCGTCCTGCCATACTTAGTTGCCGGATGGATTTTATCAATCGTGATTAGCAGCAAAATGAATGTGTTGATTCTCGGTGAAAAAGTGGCCAAAAGTCTAGGGCAGAATATTTTAATCACGAAAATGATTGTCGGTCTCATAGTCATCCTATTGGCCGGGGGTTCGGTCGCTGTTGCAGGGCCGATTGGATTCATCGGTATCGTGATTCCACATATTGCAAAGTGGCTGGTTGGTCAAGATTACCGGTGGCTGATTCCATACAGTGCTTTACTCGGCGCAATCCTTTTGCTGCTCGCGGATATCACGGCCCGTTATGTCATTATGCCCAGTGAGGTCCCGGTTGGTATTATGACCGCCGTCATTGGCACGCCGTTCTTCGTCTATATTGCACGGAAAGGGGTTTTCAAGACATGAAACGTTACGTCCCTTTTCGGCTAAAAGGAGTTTCCCTCCTGTTTGAAAAAAAGGCGATGGCTGTCATCGGCATACTCATACTCATTCTCATCGGCGTCTTAGTACTGAGCATCAGTGCCGGTGATGTGATGATCAATCCCATAGAGGTGGTCAACGGG from Tuberibacillus sp. Marseille-P3662 encodes:
- a CDS encoding FecCD family ABC transporter permease produces the protein MQGVLTSQLTKTFVLIFSIILLLLSMVASIIFGLTDINLSMVFDAYTHYTGSNNQVIIRETRVPRALIATAIGSSLAISGALMQGITKNPLASPNILGVNAGASFFIVIAVTMFGVTSISAFTWLSFAGATVAALIVYIVGSLGNEISPVRLTLAGAAIAALFSSLTQGFLVLNEKALDAVLFWLIGSVQGRDLETLTAVLPYLVAGWILSIVISSKMNVLILGEKVAKSLGQNILITKMIVGLIVILLAGGSVAVAGPIGFIGIVIPHIAKWLVGQDYRWLIPYSALLGAILLLLADITARYVIMPSEVPVGIMTAVIGTPFFVYIARKGVFKT